Proteins from a genomic interval of Plasmodium reichenowi strain SY57 chromosome 11, whole genome shotgun sequence:
- a CDS encoding hypothetical protein (conserved Plasmodium protein, unknown function): MSYLKRVTNENTSNNNKKNNTNNNTNNKINNKINNKINNKINNNTNNTSYNNDVRNLDSTNIEQNKNLRSVSNNMSCSRHTDICNNYKFYNNNNNNNKQEQTNIFYKNLTNSNDQYNKTDRNNNGRDKKNHSRNRKNNRRDKKNNHVRVNGESNNNYNYNNMIKSMCENNFGLQQNNVHNNMDWYFKKENLCNMNNVRDQNGESFLYNNKGINMLQDKSYNKGIFKNDKKKIMNPDNNNIYRNPYVEENNIITHKYNLSLDQRKNNKNKNTTYINKNKVFEDHEMKNSLQKTKIYDETIPVGNFVQRKKTYKKDGDNIKNMMVSGPKFIYTEKVYKNDKNHNNNNNNNNNMNNNNNNNNINNNNNINNINNNNNINNNNNYNAHKCNDIYNIGDEQNHIINNDDPYFLNKYKGKGKDTKKDSVRCTLPYNNICTNDEKKEMNITKKHQTHGYTQDTNKSYNVMDNIFINYFKNKNASTNNVFELEENNRGDIYNVLNNIDIDNNNDNNNDNNNDNNNEDNSNEDNSNEDNSNEDNSNEDNSNDDDSNDDDKNNYYYYSNNYNNSYRNNKNNFKRNNFEINKEKENKEKIYTSVFEENNKVIIDMINNKNKDNFINMNEKSNEINNIHNYTDVYVDEDINVHVDKNDNIFFDHNSNFFVDDFNNLHVYNKHNEEYYKNIKIYNRLMENNKTGKENYDDIQEYEYEYEYEDLSLSNNNNNINNMDYIYNDQIQRDNDNKIIHDIKNYDIFSILSITDMNNNNNNNYYYSSRSSSSSKKNNYYNYQDRYIPHLHHDNSLTNNNINNINNINNMNNINNMNNMNNIIENYNPLLIYHNEWNHFLKDIKEKMKNTDNIKKHENEKYNIKSHNNNILQEIMNKNFIYEDIKTTNKKYFEQYISDNVVSKTHPLDYILINNMNYVQNEDTNNNALHDITDKGTIQEIYDLINNHDDNINNKENNIIHNSISDHSKMNVDNNIHVKGINKNAGDIKCNKTNNIFDNNDNYDDNYDDDNYDDDNYDDDNHKCIFQNKYNTNHLDIYKQSNISYIHNEEHRKEHLNKGDINNTKNLHSSNKYNVLHKEYTIYIDNISYYEQDNKMDYRNNKKDSQGIENKKDHTTNIQSNNLLLNEKSKKMSSIIYNKGMVNINKNMIFNNNNNNNNKCCPINNGSNEYNKKDNKDYHCNYYKWYLYHINYPEHLDFKKAHFFIFKDDIYIYGPRNNQYIIPDELYKVYNNNIEIIHTKGIIPQIYHKIYFLVDMENFNKKNYYSDDLFYDYNENINKSYYNYSTKSHCDNPKFYFNFPNFVLCNPSFIFSNPSFYHKDNALFRKGVFVPSVNSVQNKWNHTEKNKRNGSEYCRFKNTQRYTINNNNNNNNNNNDDDNNNTTHFNGISYNKGNCEYSFNQDKEKKKNTQCFYILGCKEFKVIDFFTIYRLDMTTFQWEKINITYNRLLNLKRDDFSITLSNNYIYLYGGVVQTGKTWQVTDELWICNLKKRTWEHISFKEKENKTNQPCIYDNYFNILEQKNVFNKKENKNIIMREKKEQDILKNDNMNNNMNNNINNNMNNNINNNIKNNYKSNNDEYITHHIEKHPGARACHLSFFYKDKLFIHGGTNLKAEKDDFFFYDTKKGIWYEIISDEYNHMKPSKRHSHTGIFVKNKLYIYGGFEKYENYNILKNDLFLYDIEKNTWTQIFTMDDLYYLKTELINREKHVQLYLELLVLKNMYRNYLVKLLNSSNSPKKNINLDEYNNISDQEKTLLSSPNVLECIKENDIISEELKQKKKQNEINENGFYKSNIIHLNHSENLSQYSNIYNDKKSPSLNCYNNNTFNNKPNDNNFVLHEFINSEENVKSVNESLNIHFDKNQMNNNIIKQKQQQHKYFHHNFFYLNNSENIIIPYNNFRNKCFYFKNSLYFYGGSGYNPNIKESIEKQQDYIFYDNVTQINTEVTYMDFILSYLIFNDTFFFKYIQKVQIEMLPFIQDLEKNFDNRMNEQEKHLKEEKIINKICVNIQRIQDKLNNIYMNKIQSDTKKNNMNDHHDVDNIINQLYNSNNIDCHNNANMENKHMNMSEKDILEKVFFYTQSKKSYELLRFLFDLYKNIYIKYLNGQDKEMVSIELLKNMEIQENNVQSNDTPDNNYSHKNIKDESNGKSPNNFNNNFYDNKNYTILPNMEEKIFRGEHLVEECCIEEKEKKEKGYSCEILLDGNNINQDNTNGNNINQKNYEQVQKMSTIDIEGNPLKYYNSNIYDNEETRNILVELVKSYNEEKDEYMRNDKNIPNHNFMNNYINHNQNDNIEFDKKREEDTDKNILDTNISIIVNKLKNDYINIKDYINGDDHINGDDHINGDDHINGDDHINGNNHMNGNDHINGNNHINGNNHINGNNHINGNDHMNGNDHINGNNHINGNNHINGNNHINGNNHINGNNHINGNNHINGNNHINGNDHINGNNHINGNDHINGNNHINGNNHINDSHDIYNSDYLKKTSGTYVVEEMENSERNITNHLDIENYKYNSNYSVKDNEDNFTNKNNLTSSYDSTNIGNQRIPMGRKLQIKNIFLKKRKDYDNIYDNIYDNKVYDDIHKDNNKDDRNKYNDKHNNKMYDNIYDNMYDNSPLNYPTHVEHTQIHNHLEKYNKLINETYLTDMNIRKYNIYKMIYSYSKNVENQNKIIFEKLEELQNITNNFTELNKKNIYFTYQNNYELQLDKNDDLSYYAFNPINFENLKTNYISLKQKLNYFNDIINIYSKKIHEQNVYIKIVQEKYEYLMNYLIKLKSSIHNDGISDDIFKFFCDDDFFNHEK, from the coding sequence ATGAGTTACTTAAAAAGGGTAACAAACGAAAATACAagcaataataataaaaaaaataatacaaataataacacaaataataaaataaataataaaataaataataaaataaataataaaataaataataatacaaataatacgtcctataataatgatgttAGAAACCTTGATTCTACAAACATTGAACAGAATAAAAATCTAAGAAGTGtaagtaataatatgtcCTGTAGCAGGCATACCGATATATGCAACAATTacaaattttataataataataataataataataaacaagagcagacaaatatattttataagaaCTTAACTAATAGTAACGatcaatataataaaacagATAGAAATAACAACGGACGagataaaaaaaaccaTTCAAGAAATAggaaaaataatagaagagataaaaaaaataaccATGTTAGAGTAAATGGAGAGAgcaataataattataattataataatatgataaaatcGATGTGCGAAAATAATTTTGGCTTACAACAAAATAATGTgcataataatatggattggtattttaaaaaagaaaatctTTGTAACATGAATAATGTGCGAGATCAAAATGGAGAATCATTCTTATACAACAATAAAGGGATTAATATGTTACAAGATAAATCTTATAATAAAggaatttttaaaaatgacaaaaaaaaaattatgaatcctgataataataatatttataggAATCCCTATgtagaagaaaataatatcataacacataaatataatttatcatTAGATCAAcgtaaaaataataagaataaaaatacaacatatataaataaaaataaagtatTTGAAGACCatgaaatgaaaaattctcttcaaaaaacaaaaatatatgacGAAACTATACCAGTAGGAAATTTTGTACAAAGGAAGAAaacttataaaaaagatggagataatataaaaaatatgatggTATCTGGTCctaaatttatttatacagAAAAGGTATACAAAAATGATAAGAaccataataataataataataataataataatatgaataataataataataataataatattaataataataataatattaataatattaataataataataatattaataataataataattataatgcTCATAAATGTAatgatatttataacataGGAGATGAGCaaaatcatattattaataatgatgatccttattttttaaataagtATAAAGGAAAAGGGAAGGACACAAAAAAGGATTCTGTAAGGTGCACTCTTccttataataatatatgtactaatgatgaaaaaaaagaaatgaataTAACAAAGAAACATCAGACACATGGATACACCCAGGACACAAATAAATCGTATAATGTGATGgataacatatttataaattactttaaaaataaaaacgCTAGTACTAATAATGTGTTTGAACTTGAAGAAAATAACAGAGGGGACATTTATAATGTACTGAATAACATAGatattgataataataatgataataataatgataataataatgataataataatgaggATAATAGCAATGAGGATAATAGCAATGAGGATAATAGTAATGAGGATAATAGTAATGAGGATAATAgtaatgatgatgatagtaatgatgatgataagaataattattattattatagtaataattataataatagcTATAGGAACaataaaaacaattttaaaagaaataattttgaaattaataaagaaaaagagaataaagaaaaaatatatacctCTGTTTTTGAAGAGAATAACAAAGTTATTATTgatatgataaataataaaaataaagataatttcataaatatgaatgaaaaatctaatgaaataaataacattCATAATTATACAGATGTTTATGTTGATGAAGATATAAATGTTCATGTTGATAAAAATgacaatatatttttcgATCACAActctaatttttttgttgatgattttaataatctacatgtttataataaacataatgaagaatattataaaaatataaaaatatataacagattgatggaaaataataaaactggaaaagaaaattatgatgatattCAAGAATATGAATATGAATATGAATATGAAGATTTAAGTttaagtaataataataataatataaataatatggattatatatataatgatcAAATACAAAGagataatgataataaaattattcatGACATAAAAAATTACGACATTTTTTCAATCCTATCTATTACAGATatgaacaataataataataataattattactataGTAGTAGAAGCAGTAGTAgtagtaaaaaaaataattattataattatcaagATAGATATATTCCACATCTTCATCACGACAATAGTcttacaaataataatataaataatataaataatataaataatatgaataatataaataatatgaataatatgaataatataatagaaaattataacCCTCTATTGATTTATCATAACGAATGGAaccattttttaaaagatataaaagaaaagatgaaaaataCAGACAATATTAAAAAACATGAAAACGAgaaatataacataaagtctcataataataatattttacaagaaataatgaataaaaattttatatatgaagatattaaaactactaataaaaagtattttgaacaatatatatctGATAATGTTGTCTCTAAAACACACCCTCTAGATTATATCcttattaataatatgaattatgtacaaaatgaagatacaaataataatgctCTTCATGATATAACAGACAAAGGTACAATACAAGAAATATATGActtaataaataatcatgatgataatataaataataaagaaaataacaTAATCCATAATTCTATCAGTGATCATTCCAAAATGAATgtagataataatatccATGTCAAAggtataaataaaaatgctggtgatataaaatgtaataaaacaaataatatatttgacaataatgataattatgatgataattatgatgatgataattatgatgatgataattatgatgatgataatcataaatgtatatttcaaaataagtataatacaaatcatttggatatttataaacaatccaatatttcatatatacataatgaGGAACATAGAAAAGAACATTTAAACAAAGgagatataaataatacgAAGAATTTACATTCATCaaacaaatataatgtattaCATAAAGAATACACAATTTATATAGACAATATATCTTATTATGAAcaagataataaaatggattatagaaataataaaaaagattCACAGGGAATCGAAAACAAAAAGGATCATACCACCAATATACAATCTAATAATTTActattaaatgaaaaaagtaaaaaaatgtcttctataatatataacaaaggtatggtaaatataaacaaaaatatgatatttaataataataataataataataataagtGTTGTCCAATAAATAATGGTTCAAATgaatataacaaaaaagataataagGACTATCATTGTAATTATTACAAATGgtatttatatcatataaattatcCTGAACATTTGGATTTTAAAAAAGCTcacttttttatttttaaagatgatatatatatttatggaCCTAGGAATaatcaatatattatacctgatgaattatataaagtatacaataataatatagaaattATACATACTAAGGGAATAATACCacaaatatatcataagatatattttctGGTTGACATggaaaattttaataaaaaaaattattattctgatgatttattttatgattataatgaaaatattaataaatcatattataattattctaCCAAATCACATTGTGATAATCCAAAGTTCTATTTTAATTTTCCTAATTTTGTGTTATGTAACCCTAgctttattttttctaacCCTAGCTTTTATCATAAGGATAATGCCCTTTTTAGAAAAGGAGTCTTTGTTCCTTCAGTCAATTCAGTGCAAAATAAATGGAATCATACcgaaaaaaataaaagaaatggCTCTGAATATTGTAGATTTAAAAACACACAAAGATATacaattaataataataataataataataataataataatgatgatgataataataatactacACATTTTAATGgtatatcatataataaaggaaattgtgaatattcatttaatcaagataaagaaaaaaaaaaaaatacacaatgtttttatattctaGGATGCAAAGAATTTAAAGTAATCGATTTTTTTACCATATATAGATTAGATATGACTACATTTCAATgggaaaaaattaatattacatataatagattattaaatttaaaaaggGACGATTTCTCCATAACCTTaagtaataattatatatatctatatgGAGGAGTAGTACAAACAGGGAAAACTTGGCAAGTCACTGATGAACTTTGGATTtgtaatttaaaaaaaagaacatgGGAACATATATCTTTcaaagaaaaggaaaacaaaacaaatcaaccatgtatatatgataattattttaatatattagaGCAAAAGAATGTATTcaacaaaaaagaaaataaaaatatcataaTGCGAGAAAAAAAGGAACAAGATATACTAAAAAATGacaatatgaataataatatgaataataatataaataataatatgaataataatataaataataatatcaaaaataattacaaaTCAAACaatgatgaatatattaCTCATCATATTGAAAAACATCCAGGTGCTCGAGCTTGCCATTTGAgctttttttataaagataaattatttatacatgGAGGAACCAATTTAAAAGCTGAAAAAGAtgatttctttttttatgataCAAAAAAAGGGATATGGTATGAAATTATATCAGATGAATATAATCACATGAAACCTTCAAAAAGACATAGTCATACTGGTATTTTTGTAAagaataaattatatatatatggaggatttgaaaaatatgaaaattataatatcctaaagaatgatttatttttatatgatattgaaaaaaataccTGGACTCAAATATTTACGATGGATGATTTGTATTATCTAAAAACAGAATTAATTAATAGAGAAAAACATGTTCAACTATATTTGGAATTActtgttttaaaaaatatgtatcGTAATTATTTAGTAAAATTATTGAATTCTAGTAATTctccaaaaaaaaatataaacctcgatgaatataataatatatcagACCAAGAGAAAACTCTGTTAAGTTCTCCAAATGTACTAGAATGTATAAAAGAAAACGATATAATAAGTGAAGAActtaaacaaaaaaaaaaacaaaatgaaataaatgaaaatggtttttataaatcaaatattattcatttaaatcATTCTGAAAATCTATCACaatattcaaatatatataatgataagaAAAGTCCATCTTTAaattgttataataataacacaTTTAACAATAAACctaatgataataattttgttttacatgaatttattaattcGGAAGAAAATGTTAAAAGTGTAAATGAATCActaaatattcattttgaTAAAAACCAAATGAACAACAACATAATAAAACAGAAGCAACAAcaacataaatattttcatcataattttttttatttaaataattcagaaaatattattataccatataataattttcgAAATAAATGCTTTTATTTTAAGAActctttatatttttatggGGGATCCGGATATAATccaaatataaaagaaagtATTGAAAAACAACAagattatattttttatgataatgTTACACAAATTAATACAGAAGTAACATATATggattttattttatcttatttaatttttaatgatactttctttttcaaatatattcaaaagGTACAAATAGAAATGTTGCCATTCATACAGGACCTTGAAAAGAATTTTGATAATCGTATGAATGAACAAGAAAAACATCttaaagaagaaaagatcataaataaaatatgtgtAAATATTCAAAGGATTCaagataaattaaataacatatatatgaataaaatacaaagcgatacaaaaaagaacaatatgaatgatCATCATGATGTGGATAATATAATCAACCAACtatataatagtaataatattgattGTCATAATAATGCCaatatggaaaataaaCACATGAACATGTCagaaaaagatatattagaaaaggtatttttttatactcAAAGTAAAAAAAGTTATGAACTGTTAAGgtttttatttgatttatataaaaatatatatataaaataccTGAACGGTCAGGACAAAGAAATGGTTTCCATAGAATTGcttaaaaatatggaaataCAAGAAAATAATGTTCAATCGAATGATACGCctgataataattatagtcataagaatataaaagatgAGTCAAATGGGAAATCTCcgaataattttaataacaaTTTTTATGACAACAAAAATTACACCATATTACCAAATATGGAAGAGAAAATATTTAGAGGTGAACATTTAGTTGAAGAATGTTGTATAGAggagaaagaaaaaaaggaaaaaggTTATTCTTGTGAAATATTACTTGAtggaaataatataaatcaagataatacaaatgggaataatataaatcaaaaaaattatgaacaaGTACAAAAAATGAGCACTATAGATATCGAAGGTAACCCcttaaaatattacaatagtaatatttatgataatgaagaaaCAAGAAATATTTTAGTGGAACTAGTAAAATCatataatgaagaaaaagatgaatatatgagaaatgataaaaatatccccaatcataattttatgaataattatattaatcataatcagaatgataatattgaatttgataaaaaaagagaagAAGATAcagataaaaatatattagacactaatatttctattataGTTAATAAGCttaaaaatgattatattaatattaaagatTATATTAATGGTGATGATCATATTAATGGTGATGATCATATTAATGGTGATGATCATATTAATGGTGATGATCATATTAATGGTAATAATCATATGAATGGTAATGATCATATTAATGgtaataatcatattaatggtaataatcatattaatggtaataatcatattaaTGGTAATGATCATATGAATGGTAATGATCATATTAATGgtaataatcatattaatggtaataatcatattaatggtaataatcatattaatggtaataatcatattaatggtaataatcatattaatggtaataatcatattaatggtaataatcatattaaTGGTAATGATCATATTAATGgtaataatcatattaaTGGTAATGATCATATTAATGgtaataatcatattaatggtaataatcatattaaTGATAGCCATGATATTTACAATTCTgattatttgaaaaaaacGTCGGGTACCTATGTAGTTGAGGAAATGGAAAATTCTGAACGAAATATAACTAACCATTTAGATatagaaaattataaatataatagtaATTATTCCGTAAAAGACAATGAGGATAattttacaaataaaaataatctTACATCTTCTTATGATAGTACCAATATAGGTAATCAAAGAATTCCCATGGGTAGGAaattacaaataaaaaatatatttttgaagaaaagaaaggattatgataatatatatgataatatatatgataataaggtttatgatgatatacataaggataataataaagatgatcgtaataaatataatgacaagcataataataaaatgtatgATAACATATATGATAACATGTATGATAACTCTCCTTTGAATTATCCAACACATGTTGAACATACACAAATTCATAATCatttagaaaaatataataaattgaTTAATGAAACATATTTAACCGATATGAATATcagaaaatataatatatataaaatgatatatagCTATTCTAAGAATGTagaaaatcaaaataaaataatttttgaaAAACTTGAAGAGTTGCAAAATATAACTAACAATTTTAcagaattaaataaaaaaaatatatattttacatatcaaaataattacGAATTACAATTAGATAAAAATGACGATCTATCATATTATGCTTTTAATCCAATAAACTTTGAgaatttaaaaacaaattatatatctctaaaacaaaaattaaattattttaatgatatcataaatatatactcaaaaaaaatacatgaacaaaatgtatatataaaaattgtaCAAGAAAAATATGAGTATTTAATGAATTATTTGATCAAATTAAAATCAAGTATACACAATGATGGTATCAGTGACGATATTttcaaatttttttgtgacgatgatttttttaatcatgaaaaataa